A stretch of the Vicinamibacteria bacterium genome encodes the following:
- a CDS encoding response regulator, with amino-acid sequence MSSASAKKRILLLDDERAILVPIARYFQNLGCCVEIAEAAEEAIALIRERGYDLAMLDIRLSRLGGVEGLEVLRELRKSDRRTRVIMLSAYVSPEVEEEAFRVGADAVLRKPQPLGDLAKLAFGLMGEAS; translated from the coding sequence ATGAGCTCAGCGAGTGCGAAGAAGCGAATTCTCCTGTTGGACGACGAACGCGCCATCCTGGTGCCAATCGCCAGGTACTTCCAGAACCTCGGCTGCTGCGTGGAGATCGCGGAGGCGGCGGAGGAGGCGATCGCCCTCATCCGTGAACGCGGTTATGACCTGGCCATGCTCGACATCCGACTGAGCCGGCTCGGGGGAGTAGAGGGTCTCGAGGTTCTGCGGGAACTGCGGAAGAGTGACCGGCGCACGCGCGTGATCATGCTCAGCGCCTACGTGTCTCCGGAGGTCGAGGAGGAGGCCTTCCGGGTGGGGGCGGACGCGGTCCTTCGGAAGCCCCAGCCGCTGGGCGACCTTGCGAAGCTCGCTTTTGGCCTGATGGGGGAGGCGTCGTGA
- a CDS encoding PAS domain S-box protein, translating to MSRAARVGRLSGPPGEGIAESFWGAFRSSPDACALSTLEEGRYVEVNDGFTRLLGFAREELLGRPAVETVWPSPGDREAFLRTLEGGTAFREREVELRTKSGERRTFSISAEAVDVRGRRHLMTISRDVTDQKLMTEALRASEERYRNFLALSTDAIGRIELSEGLAVDLPEEEQLAHIWRHAYVAECNDAMARGSGLASAADVLGRRLAEVLPDSPEERNGLLRFIRSGHRLIDDELCRVGRDGQARWLRRNVLGVMSGAQLIRAWVVTRDETARKRAEVAVDEQRAFLRQVLDSNPHLIFARDGHNRITLANRATAELYGTTVEALTGEQGAGAAPPPGVVESFNLGEVETLVSGGERAFRTAVRDAAGGLRRFDVVERPLLDPQGAAHQVISVATDVTARLRADEERNRLQTALEHAAREWRETFDAIDVGILVTNDSGRVVRVNREAAALAEGCREYESLLHRRLEAIGAQEPWRTAEQVREAAARQTMHIARQIRDEATARAWYITASPMKRGAGAAPWVIVTLRDITAETEVEQQLRRSRQMEAMGALVAGVAHEVRTPLFSISATLEAFESEFGVRPEQEEYAVLLRSQVRRLTQLMSDLLDYGKPPVLSLSPGGIDEVVRRALQACRGLAKQSKVSLTLALEENLPPVRRDPGRLEQVFQNLIANAIQHSPPGAAVGIGVGRAPQGRGGVCCTVEDRGSGVPNADRRRIFEPFVSGRKGGTGLGLSIVQRIVDGHGGTVTAGSRPDGGAVFTVVLPAGEEDAQAGARC from the coding sequence GTGAGCCGGGCGGCGCGCGTCGGCCGCCTGTCCGGGCCCCCCGGGGAGGGGATAGCGGAGTCCTTCTGGGGGGCGTTCCGATCCTCGCCCGACGCCTGCGCCCTTTCCACGCTCGAGGAAGGACGCTATGTGGAGGTGAACGACGGCTTCACGCGCCTCCTGGGCTTTGCGCGGGAAGAACTTCTGGGCCGGCCCGCCGTGGAAACCGTCTGGCCCAGCCCGGGCGACCGGGAGGCATTCCTGCGCACCCTCGAGGGGGGCACCGCGTTCCGGGAGCGTGAGGTAGAGCTCCGGACGAAATCAGGCGAAAGGCGGACGTTCTCGATCTCCGCGGAGGCCGTCGACGTCCGAGGGCGCCGGCACCTAATGACGATTTCCCGGGACGTTACGGATCAAAAGCTGATGACGGAGGCTCTGCGCGCGAGCGAGGAGCGGTATCGCAACTTTCTCGCCCTGAGCACGGACGCCATCGGCCGCATCGAGCTCAGCGAGGGACTCGCGGTAGACCTCCCAGAGGAGGAGCAGCTCGCGCATATCTGGCGCCACGCCTATGTGGCGGAGTGCAACGACGCCATGGCGAGAGGCAGCGGCTTGGCGTCGGCCGCGGATGTCCTGGGGCGGAGGCTGGCCGAGGTCCTCCCCGACAGCCCGGAGGAGCGCAACGGGCTCCTCCGCTTCATCCGCTCCGGCCACCGCCTCATCGACGACGAGCTGTGCCGCGTGGGCCGGGATGGCCAAGCGCGCTGGCTCCGGCGGAACGTCCTGGGGGTGATGAGCGGGGCCCAACTCATTCGGGCCTGGGTCGTGACCCGCGACGAGACGGCGCGGAAAAGAGCGGAGGTGGCGGTCGATGAGCAGAGGGCTTTCCTTCGCCAGGTCCTCGACTCAAACCCACACCTGATCTTCGCTCGGGACGGCCACAATCGCATCACCCTTGCCAACCGCGCGACGGCGGAGCTGTACGGAACGACGGTGGAGGCTCTCACCGGGGAGCAGGGCGCGGGGGCCGCCCCTCCCCCAGGAGTGGTCGAGAGCTTCAACCTCGGTGAGGTCGAGACGCTCGTCTCGGGCGGGGAGCGGGCATTCCGGACTGCGGTCAGGGACGCCGCAGGCGGGCTCCGGCGGTTTGACGTCGTCGAGCGCCCGCTCCTAGACCCGCAAGGCGCGGCCCACCAGGTCATCAGCGTAGCCACGGATGTGACGGCCCGCCTGCGCGCGGACGAGGAGCGGAACCGACTCCAGACCGCCCTCGAGCACGCGGCCCGGGAGTGGAGGGAGACCTTCGACGCTATCGACGTCGGCATCCTGGTGACTAATGACTCGGGCCGCGTCGTGCGCGTCAACCGCGAGGCGGCCGCCCTGGCCGAAGGCTGCCGGGAGTACGAATCATTGCTCCATCGCCGCTTGGAGGCGATCGGAGCCCAGGAACCGTGGCGCACGGCGGAGCAGGTGAGAGAAGCGGCTGCGAGGCAGACAATGCACATTGCGCGGCAGATCCGGGACGAGGCTACCGCGCGTGCCTGGTACATCACGGCCAGCCCAATGAAGCGGGGGGCGGGGGCTGCGCCCTGGGTCATCGTCACCCTGCGGGACATCACCGCGGAGACGGAAGTGGAGCAGCAGCTCCGGCGCTCTCGGCAAATGGAGGCCATGGGCGCCCTCGTCGCGGGTGTGGCCCACGAGGTGAGGACGCCCCTCTTCAGCATCTCCGCCACCCTCGAGGCATTCGAGAGCGAGTTCGGGGTCCGGCCCGAGCAAGAGGAGTACGCCGTGCTTCTGCGCTCGCAGGTGCGACGCCTCACGCAACTCATGAGCGATTTGCTCGACTACGGCAAGCCTCCCGTACTCAGCCTTTCCCCGGGGGGAATCGATGAGGTCGTCCGCCGTGCGCTTCAAGCCTGCCGGGGCTTGGCGAAGCAGTCCAAGGTCTCGCTGACGCTCGCGCTTGAGGAGAATCTTCCCCCCGTGCGACGCGACCCGGGCCGGCTGGAGCAGGTCTTCCAAAACCTGATCGCCAACGCGATCCAGCATTCTCCACCCGGCGCAGCCGTGGGGATCGGGGTCGGTCGCGCTCCCCAAGGCCGGGGGGGGGTCTGCTGCACGGTGGAGGACCGAGGCAGCGGGGTTCCCAACGCCGACCGGCGAAGGATCTTCGAGCCCTTCGTCAGCGGTCGCAAGGGCGGGACGGGTCTGGGGCTCTCCATCGTGCAGCGCATCGTGGACGGACACGGAGGGACGGTCACGGCCGGCAGCCGGCCTGATGGGGGGGCGGTCTTCACGGTCGTTCTTCCCGCCGGGGAAGAGGATGCGCAGGCAGGAGCGCGGTGCTGA